In the genome of Muntiacus reevesi chromosome 5, mMunRee1.1, whole genome shotgun sequence, one region contains:
- the LOC136168747 gene encoding olfactory receptor 8B3-like, producing MSIERMAPGNDSFVTEFILLGLTEQPGLQLPLFIFFLGMYMVTVMGNLGLLNLIVLNSHLHSPMYFFLSNLSFIDLCYSSVFTPKMLINFLSKKNIISYMGCMTQLYFFCFFIISEVYVLTSMAYDRYMAICNPLLYNAAMSPKVCSRLMLASYLMAFSGAMAHTGCMLRLTFCDANTINHYFCDVHPLLQLSCTSTYINELVVFIVAGINIIVPSFTIFVSYCLILTNILQIKSTEGRSKAFSTCTSHIIAVSLFFGSCAFMYLKPSSVGSLDERKISSVFYTNVVAMMNPLIYSLRNKDVKFAVRKTLSCRQL from the exons atgtccatcga AAGAATGGCTCCTGGAAATGACTCGTTTGTGACTGAATTCATTCTGTTGGGATTAACAGAGCAACCAGGTCTCCAACTCCCCCTGTTCATCTTCTTTCTAGGAATGTACATGGTGACTGTGATGGGAAATTTGGGATTGCTAAATCTAATTGTTCTAAATTCACATCTACACTcccccatgtattttttcctctctaaCTTGTCCTTCATAGATCTCTGTTATTCTTCTGTGTTTACACCCAAAATGCTAATTAACTTCTTATCAAAGAAGAATATTATCTCTTACATGGGGTGCATGACCCAGCtctactttttctgtttttttatcatttctgaaGTCTATGTGCTGACATCAATGGCCTATGACCGATATATGGCCATCTGTAACCCACTGTTGTATAATGCTGCCATGTCCCCTAAAGTGTGTTCCAGACTTATGCTTGCTTCCTACTTGATGGCATTTTCTGGTGCCATGGCTCACACTGGATGTATGCTGAGACTGACCTTCTGTGATGCAAACACCATCAACCATTATTTCTGTGATGTCCACCCTTTGCTCCAGCTCTCCTGCACAAGTACCTACATCAATGAGCTTGTAGTTTTCATTGTGGCAGGCATTAACATCATTGTGCCCAGTTTCACAATCTTTGTCTCTTATTGTCTCATCCTCACCAACATCCTCCAAATCAAGTCCACAGAGGGCAGGTCCAAAGCCTTTAGCACTTGTACTTCCCACATCattgctgtttctcttttctttgggtCATGTGCATTTATGTATCTCAAACCATCTTCTGTTGGGTCTCTGGATGAGAGAAAAATTTCCTCTGTCTTTTATACCAATGTGGTTGCCATGATGAACCCCTTAATCTATAGCTTGAGAAATAAAGATGTGAAATTTGCTGTGAGAAAAACTCTGAGCTGTAGACAGCTTTGA
- the LOC136168749 gene encoding olfactory receptor 8B3-like, whose amino-acid sequence MTPGNDSFVTEFILLGLTDRPDLQLPLFFLFLGMYMVTVLGNSGLIILIALNSHLHTPMYFFLFNLSFIDLCYSSVFTPKMLINFTSKKNIISYMGCMTQLYFFCFFVISECYVLTSMAYDRYVAICNPLLYNAAMSPKVCSSLMLASYLMAFSGAMAHTGCMLRLTFCDANTINHYFCDVHPLLQLSCTSTYINELVVFIVVGINIIVPSFTIFVSYCLILTNILQIKSTEGRSKAFSTCSSHIIAVSLFFGSSAFMYLKPSSAGSMGEEKVSSVFYTNVVAMMNPLIYSLRNKDVKTALRKTLSSR is encoded by the coding sequence ATGACTCCTGGAAATGACTCTTTCGTGACTGAATTCATTCTATTGGGATTAACAGACCGACCTGATCTCCAACTCCCTCTGTTCTTTCTGTTTCTAGGAATGTATATGGTCACTGTGCTAGGAAATTCGGGATTGATAATCCTAATTGCACTGAATTCACATCtacacacccccatgtactttttcctttttaatttgtcCTTCATAGATCTCTGTTATTCTTCTGTGTTTACACCCAAAATGCTGATTAACTTCACATCAAAGAAGAATATTATCTCTTACATGGGGTGCATGACCCAGCTctacttcttctgtttttttgtcatttctgaATGCTATGTGCTGACAtcaatggcctatgaccgctatgtggccatctgtaacccACTCTTGTATAATGCTGCCATGTCCCCTAAAGTGTGTTCCAGCCTCATGCTTGCTTCCTACTTGATGGCATTTTCTGGTGCCATGGCTCACACTGGATGCATGCTGAGACTGACCTTCTGCGATGCAAACACCATCAACCATTATTTCTGTGATGTCCACCCTTTGCTCCAGCTCTCCTGCACAAGTACCTACATCAATGAGCTTGTAGTTTTCATTGTGGTGGGCATTAACATCATTGTGCCCAGTTTCACAATCTTTGTCTCTTATTGTCTCATCCTCACCAACATCCTCCAAATCAAGTCCACAGAGGGCAGGTCCAAAGCCTTCAGCACCTGCAGTTCCCACATCATTGCTGTTTCTCTGTTCTTTGGATCAAGTGCATTTATGTATCTCAAACCATCTTCTGCTGGATCTATGGGTGAGGAAAAAGTCTCTTCTGTCTTTTACACCAATGTGGTTGCTATGATGAACCCCTTAATCTATAGTTTGAGAAACAAAGATGTGAAAACTGCTCTGAGAAAAACACTGAGTAGCAGATAA